The genomic DNA CACGATCCGAGAGGAGATGCCGAGCCTTTTCGAACTCGATGACAGCTTGACTGTCTGAACCCTGGCAAAGCGCCTTCGCCCCTGGTGCTCAGCCGTCCACCGGAGCAGAATGACCATCATGTCCACCTCACCACAGCGCTGGAGCATTGCCACCGTCTACCCGGATATGTGGGTCGATCCCGACGACGATCCCCGCAGCTCCGACAGGCACAGTCCCGACGGAGAACTCGCCACACTGCTGAGCTACCTGCGCGACTACCGGCTGACCCTCGATCTGAAATGCCAGGGACTCACGCTCGAGCAGATGATGAAGCTCACCGTCCCACCGTCGACGATGTCGCTGTTCGGGTTGGTCCGCCAAATGACCGAAGTGGAGCGAGACTGGAGGAATTGGATCACCGACGGCGAACCCGAACCCCCGATCTATGGGAGCTTGGACGACGCATTCGACCTCAGTGATGTTCCGTCTCACCCCGAGGAAACCGTCCTCACCGATGCCTTCGCCCGACTGGAACAGGAGCAGGCCGCCACCGACGCCGAAGTCAGCAGACACGACGACCTCGGCACACACGTGGGCCGAGAAGACATCGCGGTGCGGGAATTCCTAGTCCACCGCATCGAGGAATATGCCCGCCACTGTGGTCACGCTGATCTGCTGCGTGAATGCATCGACGGCAGAACCGGACAATAGGGAGCCACCGACCATGATCCGAACAATCCAGGTCACCGTCGACTGCCACGACCCCGAAAGGCTCGCCCGCTTCTGGGCCGAAGCACTCGGCTACATCATTCCAGGACCTCCGGGGGTGCGACTCGGTGCTGA from Brevibacterium sp. JSBI002 includes the following:
- a CDS encoding DinB family protein, encoding MSTSPQRWSIATVYPDMWVDPDDDPRSSDRHSPDGELATLLSYLRDYRLTLDLKCQGLTLEQMMKLTVPPSTMSLFGLVRQMTEVERDWRNWITDGEPEPPIYGSLDDAFDLSDVPSHPEETVLTDAFARLEQEQAATDAEVSRHDDLGTHVGREDIAVREFLVHRIEEYARHCGHADLLRECIDGRTGQ